GATCAACGCGGTCACCGGGTGGGGGATGACGGTGGACGATCTTATGGCTGTCGGCGCGCGGCGGCTGAATTTATTCCGTGTTTTCAACGCCCGCGAAGGCTTGAATCGCAATGCGGACAAACTGCCGAAGAAGTTCTTCAAGCAATTGCAGGGAACAGGTCCCACCGCAGGGATCGCCCTCACCCATGAAGAAGTAGATTCCGCCCTCAATGCTTATTACAAATTTGCAGGCTGGACGAACGACGGCATCCCCACCCGCGAGACATTAAAGAAGCACGACGTGGAGTGGGCGGCGGACTATCTGCCGGCATAATGCATACTGCGTAATCCGTAACGGACGGGGATGGAGTGATTTCGATCATTTCATCCCCTTTTTTGCAAGAAAGGTTTTACGTTTCGAAAGAATCACATGAACCAACTCTACCAGGATAACTTCCCGCACATGACTCCCGCATGGAGTCGCATCTTCAATTTCGTCGCCGAGCGTGCCGAAGGCTCCTACATCTACACAGATGATGGGAAGAAACTGCTGGACTTCACCAGCGGCATCGGCGTGACCAACACGGGGCATTGCCACCCAAAAGTCGTGGAAGCGATCCGTGAACAGGCGGGCTTGTTTCTGCATGCCCAGGCGAACATCGTCATTCATAAACCGATGCTGCAACTCATCGAGGAACTGCGCACGGTTGTTCCGCCTTCACTGGATAGCTTCTACTTTGCCAATTCCGGTGCTGAGGCGTTGGAGAATGCGATCAAAATCGCGAAAGTTGCGACGGGAAGACAGAACGTGATCGTCTTCGGCGGTTCGTTCCACGGGCGGACGCATGCCACGATGGCGTTGACCACATCCAAGACCATTTACCGCAGCGGCTTTGCTCCGCTTCCAGCGGGTGTTTATGTGGCGCCGTTCCCGTATGCCTTCAATTTGAATATGACAGAAGAGGAGGCCAGTCAATATGCGCTCGAGCAATTGGAATATTTGCTGGCATCGCAAACCGCCCCAAAAGAGACCGCCGCCATTTTGATCGAGTCGGTGCTGGGCGAAGGTGGGTATATCGTCCCGCCTTCGTCCTTTATGAAGGGCTTGCGTGAGATCTGCGATAAACATGGGATCATGCTCATCTTCGACGAGGTACAATCCGGGTTTGGGCGGACTGGCAAATGGTTTGCGCTGGAGCACTTCGGCGTAGCACCGGATATCATCACTGCTGCGAAAGGAATCGCTTCCGGCATGCCGCTTTCCGCTGTTTTCACCCGCACCGAGATCATGAAGAAGCTTGACGTTGGTTCGATTGGCGGAACCTATGGCGGGAACGTGGTCGCCTGTGCGGCGGGAGTCGCCACCATCCGCGCGATGCGGGAAGAAAAAATGATTGAGAACGCAGCGGAGAAGGGAATCCAATTGATGACCGGACTCCGCAAATTGCAGGAGGAATATCCGCAGATCGGCGATGTGCGCGGACTGGGTTTGATGGTGGGTTCTGAATTCGTCGTGGATGGAAGCCAGGCAAAAGCTAAACCGCTCGTCAAGGAAGTCATTCACAAGGCGGAAGAGAAGGGCCTGCTCCTGCTTTCATGTGGAACCTATGACAACACCCTGCGTTGGATCCCGCCGTTGAATGTAACCACCGGGCAGATCAATGATGGCTTGAAGATATTCGGCGAATCGTTAAAGGAAACTATCAAATAATCCCGTCAGAAGTCGAAGGTTGGCATGACCCTTGACTTATGACTAAAAAATATCATGACGGAACTCAATCGAAACAAGCTTACCGAGCTAATAAAATCCGAAGAAGAACTTTTTCACAAGAATCACCCCAAATCCAACGAATTGTATGGACGCGCACGCAAATCACTGCACGGCGGCGTGCCGATGCTTTGGATGATTCGGTGGGCGGGGTCGTTTCCCGTCTTCGTCAAAGAAGCCAAAGGTGCGCACTTCACGGATGTGGACGGCAACGACTACATTGACTTCTGCCTTGGCGATACTGGGGCGATGACTGGTCACGCCTCCGAGGCAACTGTTAAAGCCATCACCGAACAAATTCAAAAAGGCATCACGCTGATGCTTCCGTACGAAGATGTCATCTGGGTGGGCGAGGAACTTCAACGCCGCTTCAAACTTCCCTATTGGCAGTTTGCGCTCACCGCCACCGATGCGAATCGTTTCGCGCTGCGCATGGCTCGCATGATCACCGGTCGTCCCAAGATTCTCGTCTTCAACTATTGCTATCACGGTTCGGTGGATGAGACGTTCATCACGCTCGACGAAGAAGGCACGCCGATCTCACGACCTAATAACATGGGTCCGCAGATCGATCCGCGCGAGACGACCAAGGTCATCGAGTTCAATGATATCGCTGCCCTCGAAACTGCCCTATCTGCGCGTGATGTCGCCGCTGTCCTTGCCGAACCCGTGATGACCAACATCGGCATCATCCACCCCGAGCCCGGATATCATGATACCTTGCGAAAGATCACTCGAAAATACGGGACTTATCTCATCATCGATGAGACTCATACCATTTGTACGGGTCCGGGCGGATATACCGCCTCATACGGCCTCCAGCCGGATTTCTTCACCCTCGGCAAACCTCTCGCTGGAGGCGTTCCCGCCGCGGTGTATGGTTTCACCGAAGAAGTCTCGCAAGCCTTCGTCGCCAAACTCGCCGTTGACGATGCGGATGTGGGCGGCATCGGCGGGACGCTGGCTGGGAATGCGCTATCCATTGCGGCGATGAAAGCCACGCTGCAACTTGTATTGACGGACGAGTTTTATGCAGAAGCCATAAAATTGCAGGAACAATTCACAGCGGGTGTCGAAAGCGTGATCGCAGAATTCAACCTCCCCTGGATCGTGAAGCGGCTTGGCAACAGGTCCGAGTACTGGTTCCGTCCCACTCCTCCAAAAAATGGAGGCGAGGCGCATGCTGCCATTGACCCCGAACTGGATCGCTATATGCATCTCTTCGCGCTCAATCGTGGTATCCTGATGACGCCGTTCCACAACATGGCTTTGATCTCGCCTGAAACGACACAAGCGGATGTGGATTACCATACAAGAATGTTCCGCAAAGCGGTTCAGAGTCTATATTCATAATCCATAATCGTAATTTACGCATCAAGCTTTACGTCCTATGCTGAGAGGAATTATGAGCGACTATAAACCCCAAATCTGGCGCATTAACACCCGCACGCAGGAATTGAAGCGTGAACCCATCCCCGAAGCCTGGCAGCGCCTTGGCGGGCGAGGATTGGTCGCGCGCATCATGGTCGATGAAGTGGATGCCAGATGCGACCCGCTTGGACCCGGCAATAAACTGATCTTCACACCAGGTCTTTTGGTGGGGCATATGCTCTCTTCCACAGATCGAATCTCCGTCGGGGGCAAGTCCCCGCTGACCGGCGGGATCAAGGAAGCCAATGCGGGCGGGCGGACGGGGTATCACATGGCTTTCATGGGCATTCATGCGCTTATCATCGAAGATACGCCGGAAGGGAACGGTTATTGGGTTTTGCACCTATCTTTGAATAACGGGGCGCAGTGGGAGCGCGCTGATGATCTGACCGGGCTTGGTGTATACGAAACGGCGCCAAAGTTACTTGAAAAATACGGAGATAAAGTCGCCATCGCATTGATCGGCCCAGGCGGCGAGATGAAGATGAAATCTGCGGGGATACAAAACATCGACAAGGATCGCGTCCCTGCGCGGATTGCGGCGCGAGGCGGCTTGGGGGCAGTGATGGGCTCGAAGGGACTTAAAGCCATTGTCTTTGACAATGCCGGAGGTCAAAAACCGCCCATCGCGGATCCAGAAGCGTTCAAAATCGCGCAAAAGGATTACACCAAGTCGGTTATGGAGCACCCGCAATCCATCACGTATCGCGATTACGGTACAGCCGCCATGACGCAATTGACCCAGCGTTTTGCCGCCATCCCGGTGCATAATTTCTCGCGCGGCACATTCGATGAGGTGGAGAAGATCGGCGGTGAATCCCTGCGTGAATTTACGTTGACGCGCGGCAAGCCATCCGACCCAGCTCATGCCTGTATGGCGGGTTGTACGATCAAATGCTCGAATGTTTTTGGCGGCGAGGATGGGAAGATCATCGTCTCTCCTCTCGAATACGAGACGATTGGATTGATGGGTTCGAATCTCGATATCGACTCGCTCGACTCGATCGGCCGCTTGAACTGGCACGTCAACGACCTGGGACTCGACTCGATCGAAGTCGGCGCGGCGTTGGGCGTCGCGGCGGAGGCGGGCTTGATGAACTGGGGGAGCGAAACTGACGCGCAAAAGTTGATCGATGAAATCCGAAAAGGTTCGGAACTTGGAAGAACGCTTGGCGACGGAGCCGCGGCTGTCGGGAAGAAATACAATATCGAACGCGTGCCTGTTGTGAAGGGACAAGCCATGTCCGCGTATGAGCCGCGGTCCATCAAAGGCACAGGCCTGACCTACGCTACTACGCCTCAGGGGGCTGACCACACCTCCGGATTGACCATCCGGGCGCAGGTGGATCATCTCGATCCTGATGCACAAAAATCTGTATCGCTCAATGCGCAATTGAACATGGGAGGTTATGACACATTGGGTGCATGCATCTTTGCGGGATTCGGATATGCGGCAACCCCCGATGGAGTGGTAAAACGCCTGCTGGCGGCGCGTTATGGCTGGAACGATTTACCCGATAATATTTTGCAGGAACTGGGAAAACAGACAATAAAACTTGAGCGCGAGTTCAATAAACGCGCCGGTTTTACTGAAAAGGATGATCGCTTGCCCGAATGGATGACGAGGGAACCAATTCCGGAAACAGGTCACGTATTCGATGTGAGCGCCGACACCATCGACCATATGTTTGACGGCATTTAAGGAATGGAGAATCCCGGCTATCTTGGGGTTCTTTACCGCGTTCTCTTACTGGAGCGTGAAAGAAAAGGTCGCGCCTGCGCCTTCCTGCGAATCCACCCAGATGCTTCCGCCGTGGACCTCCACGATACGCTTGACAAGGGCGAGTCCCACGCCGGTTCCCTCTGTGGCTGTGTTAAGTTTGTCGAACAAGCCGAAGATGCGTTTGTGGAATTCCTTTCTGATCCCAATCCCGTTATCGCGAACGAAGAAGATCGGCCGCTCATCCTCCAGGACATGGCCGATCTCGATCATGGGTTCCGGCTGGTTGCCCATGAACTTGATCGCGTTGTCGACCAAATTTTGGACGACTTCGACAACCCTCTCCTTATCCACGTAAACAGATGGAAGCCCGCTTCCGACCTTCACCCTGACCTGGTTCGCTGTTAATTGACCTTCGACCCGGTCCAATGCTTCGGCGACGATGTCGTCGAAAGGAACATCCTGCTTCTCGCTGGCAATGCGTCCCACCCTCGAAAGTTCGAGAAGCTCGCCCAGCAGCCGTTGCATTTTTTCAGTGGCGTCTGTGATCCGCTGGATATCCGTGTTCAGCTGGTCGAAGTTTCCCATGCGGGCATCCTGGGCGAGATAACCGAGGAAACCGCGGATGGTGATGAGGGGTGATTTCAGGTCGTGCGAGGCTGTGTAAACGAATCGCTCCAATTCCTCGTTCTTCAACTCAAGTTCGCGGATGAGACTATCCTGAATTTCCATCTCCTGACGAATGGAATCCTGTAAGCGCGTCTTTTCGATCGCGACTGCAAGGTTTGCCGCAATCGTGAGCAATGGGCGAACGTCCGTCTCGGTAAATGCGTATTCCCGCTCGCTGGATTCGATGGTTATAACGCCGATGACCTTCTCGTCCGTCATGATCGGCGTCGAAAAGGAAGATAGTACCGGCATCGCGTTTGTGTAGATTGCATTCATGGCCTTCGAGCGATCCATCCAGCCGCTTTCGATCAACACGGATTTTTTCATTTCCATAATCTGGGTGGTCATTCCTTCTCCATAGCGAATCGGGACATCTTTGCGCTTTTTTCCGTCTTCGTAGTCATAGGGGAAATGGATCAGGTTTGTGTTCGGATCGTGGATCGCGATCAGGACGTTATTGGCTTTGAATGCCATGCGGATCTGATCGCCTGTTTCCTGGATCAGTTTTTGCAAATCGCTTTTGCGTATCAGGGTCTCGCTTATCCCGTGGACCGCCTGGAGTTCGGCAATGCGTTTGTTTAATTGCTCCTCTGCTAGTTTGCGGTCGGTTATATCGAGCAGATATCCTTGAATAAGCGGCTGCCCGGGCTTGACGCGGATTAATCCCCTGTCTGAAATCCAAATATATGTCCCAGCACGGGTCAGGAATCTGTACTCGAGTTCGGGTATATTGTTTTCCCTTGTGGCTTCCGCTTCCGCCTTCATGATGCGATCGCGGTCGTCCGGGTGTACGCGCGAAAACCACAATCCGGGGCTGTTTATCCACTCATCCGGTTCGAAACCGGTCAACTGGGCGATCTGTGGGCTGATAAAATGCCATCTGCCCGTAATCCCGGGTTCCGCCGTATAAATGACCAGAGGAATACTTTCGACCAAGCCCCGATAACGGGCTTCCGCCTCCTGCAATTGGACCTGGTATTTTTTTCGCTCCGCAAGTTCCATCTCGGCGGATTGCGCCGAATTATTTAATCGAGTGATAACAAGCCACTGCAATGCGGTGATCAGGGCGATCGACAGGCTGATCGAAAAGTAATCTGAAAAACTGTTCAACCGGCTGAAAGGATTGACGAGCACACCTGCGGTCTCGAGCGCCCCGTAGATGCCGATCTCGACGATGAGACAGCATCCGATCACGAGTGTGCCGAATTTGCCTGCGAGTAATCCCGCGGCGATCAAAACAGCGATCAATCCCATCATTGCCGTGTCGCGGATTCCGTTATTCAGATAGACCAGGATCGAAAGGATGATCAGGGAGGAGGTTAAGGCAATCCAACTCGCAAGGGTTGTTTTTCCGTTGAAGGCCAACAGAACGGAAAGGGAAAATGCGCCGATCAGTACCAGCATGAATAAACGGCTGACGTCCATGAAAGCGAGGACGGAAGTCGTGATGAGGGCTGCCAGAAGGACGGCGAGGATCAGCGGCCTCAGTTCTGGTGCGACTGTATTAAGATACAAAGGTGTGGTTCGATGATTCGGTTTCATCGGGAAGATTAAATTCTACTTGATTCCCCACTGAACGGTACAATAAAGGAGATCTGTTCTTTAGACTTAACTTATCTGGAAGGTCAAGGAACCCTGGCGCCAGGGGACTGGAACAGAGCCACCGGTGGGATACGAACCCACGACCTGACGATTACGAATCGTCTGCTCTGCCAGCTGAGCTACGGTGGCGACTTTGAAAGCGGCGGGATTATAAAGGAATTGCCCCATTCATGCAAGTTTTTGGGTTTTCATGTCGTCTATAGGTCAGAGGTTCAAGCATGAGAATTGCGATGATTTCCTACCATACCTGTCCCCTGGCTACGCTGGGCGGGAAAGACACCGGTGGAATGAATGTTTACGTCCGCGACCTGACACGGGAACTGGGTCGTTTTGGGGTGCATGTGGATGTGTTTACGCGTTCGCAGGACGAACATGTTCCGCATGTCGTCCATGAATTGGGTTATGGGAACCGGGTGGTGCATATCCCGGCTGGACCTGAAGAGCCGCGAAGTAAAAGCGATATCGCAAAATATATCCCGGAATTCGTCGATGAGGTGTTGGAATTTACCGCCGAAAAGGGGATCACTTACGATGTTATCCACAGCCATTATTGGATGTCGGGTCTCGCCGCTGAAAAATTAAGTGATGCCTGGGGCGGTACGCCCATCGTGCATATGTTCCATACCCTCGGCGAAATGAAGAATCGCGTGGCGCGATCGGAGGATGAACGCGCGGGGGAGGATAGACTCCGGGGAGAGAGACAGGTCCTCCGGAGGGCGAACCGGGTGATTGTCGCCACATTGGCGGAATTGACTCAATTGAGATTCCTATATCGCGCAGATTCCAACAAAATGACCATCATTCCACCAGGCGTGGATACGGGACACTTTTATCCCATCCCGCCGGATGAGGCGAAACAATTCATCGGATTGAGACCGGAAAATCGCATGATCCTTTTTGTGGGACGCATCGAACCGTTGAAGGGGGTGGATACGTTGATCCAGGCGGTTGCCAGCCTTGATAAAAGCCTCTCGGGTCGTCGTCATCCTGTCCATCTGGCGATCATTGGCGGCGATCCGGATGTGAACCCGGACGAAATGTCCGAGGAGATGGCACGTCTCCAAAAATTGAGTGACGAACTATGCCTGGGCGGCATGGTCGTGTTTTTGGGAAAGCGTGCCCAGGATACCCTGTCATATTATTATTCCGCGGCTGAAGTTCTTGTCATGCCTTCGTTATATGAATCCTTCGGGATGGTCGCATTGGAAGCAATGGCATGCGGTACGCCGGTCATTGCTTCGGAAGTTGGCGGATTGGGTTATCTTGTGAAGGATGGCGTTACGGGTTACACCGTGCCAGACAGCGATCCGGAGGCATTGCGCATGAGGCTGTCAGGCCTTTTGGGAGATAATCGATTGCGAAATACGATGGGCGAAAATGCCGCCGATTATGCAAAAGAATATGATTGGTCGAAGATCGCTTCGTCCATCGTCAAAGTGTACGATGAGGTGATGTGCGAATCGCAGGCGGTGGGGGAGTGATTCTTTCCCGTTGGAAAGATTCTATTCCTTGAGTTTTACATGGAACAACGTCGAGCCGTCGAATTCCTTGATGCGAATTTCGAAGCGTTCTTTGAATTTACTGATCATTTTGGATAGTTGTTTATGACCGTACGTCCGCGGGTCAAAGGCGGGGTCGAGTTGGTACAGGGCGTTTCCCATGCTCGATAATGGCGCCCAGCCGTCTTGTTGAACCGCCATTTCGAATGCCTGGGTCAAAAGGGGGAGGGGATCGGGTTCGTCCTTTTTCTTTGCGCCGCCCTTTTGTGTTTTGAGATGCGTAGTGGTTCTTTTCGCAGCGACGAGATTTTCCGTATAGACGAACAGGTCGCAGGCATTTACGAACGGCTTGGGTGTCTTTTTCTCCCCGATGCCCATGACGAAGATGCCGGTTTCACGGATGCGCGTAGCCAGACGAGTGTAATCGCTGTCACTCGAAACGAGGCAGAAACCATCCACGACACCCGCATGCAGAATATCCATCGCATCGATGATCATCGCGCTGTCGGTGGCATTTTTTCCCACCGTGTATCTGAATTGCTGAATAGGTTGGAAGGCGTGGAAATTAAGCGTCTCCTTCCAGGAATTCATGCTGTTCGTTGTCCAGTCGCCGTAGATGCGGCGGAGAGTAACCTGTCCATGCCGGCCGGCTTCGACCAGCATTTGGGAAAGCAAACCTGCCTGGGCGTTGTCGCCGTCGATCAGCATGGCGATCTTGTTGCGAGAAAGTGTTTGGATTTTATCGTCGGGCATGATTTGATTATACCTTTTCCAGCCTGAATTTTTCAGGGATTATCGGTTATACTCTCCGGAACCATTTTACCCAGGAAGAAGATTTGTGAAGTCTTTATTGAGCAGGACATTCGATATCCGTGCCGGCGAAATTCGTCTAGTGGTCATCCTCAGCCTGCTCCTTTTGGGTAATACCGTCGCCCGGCAGATGACGGGCATTGTGGGAATCAGCGACCTGATCAATACAGCGGGTCCGAATCAGACACTGGTGGTCAATTCGATTAATGGGGTCATGATCTTCGTGACGGCCATGCTGGCGTCATTGATCATCGACCGATTCCACCGGGTGGAATTGTTGAAATGGACAACCTTCGGCTTTGCGATGGTTTTTGTCCTGACGGATATCATCTACCTCCTTCACGCGACGACGGAGGTCGTCGCAGCCATAGTCTATTTGATGTCGCAACAGCAATGGCTGTTATTCCCGATGTTCTTCTGGGTGCTGGCTAATGACCTTTTTGAGGTGGCGCAGGCAAAAAGGCTGATCCCTGTCATCGGCAGTTGGAGTTTCATCGGGAAGATGCTTGGCATCGGGGTGACCCTGCTCCCGGCTTTGTTCTTCCGCCTTGGCTGGCTCGATACCAATGAACTGACCCTGGATATGGTCATCCGATTGAATATTTTTTTCTATCTACTCGCGTTCCTGCTCATATCGATCGGTTTACGGAAGGTGAATATCCGCGCTGTGGATGCCGAGGACGAATCTGTGAAAGAGTCGTTGGGAGAGGGATGGGATTTCGTTCGCAAAGTGGATTCCTACCGGTTCCTGCTCCTGGCGATCGCAGCGGTTGCGGTATGCGATGTGATCGTGGAGTATCGTTTTTTCGTGGTCGCCAAGTCCACCATCTCCGAGCCGGTTGCTTATAAGGAATTCTACAGCCTTTATTTGCTGGGCGCTGCCATTTTATCCTTCTCCATACAAGGATTTGTGACAGGACGCTTGATCCAACGCATCCAGCTAAAAAACACTTTTCTCGTTCAACCCATCCTTGCGTTGATTTCTTCCTTTGCCATGCTCTTATCGCCCGGGATGATTTCGACCACGCTCAATTCCTTGCTTCTCAAGATCGGACGGAACACTGTTGATGAAGCGACTCGCAAGGCTTATCAGGGCTTCGTACCGGAAGAGCGGCGCGGACGGGTCGCTCTCTTTACGGATAATTTCGCGCCCGCGATCGGGATGCTGATTGCGGCTCTTCTGGGCATCCTGGTCATCTATATCTGCAACGCCATCGGATACGCAAACTCGTTTTATGTATATCTTGGGCTTACGGTAATTTTTGCGTGGATCGCAGTTTGGTTCATCATGAAAATGCGCGCATCCTATGATGACAGTTTGTTCAACTGGCGGCTCAGGCGGCGGAAGCGTGGCGGCGACCTATTAAAGGACATCGAATTTTAGTTTTGGATCGACATCAAGGAATTGCGCATATGACACAGGAGTTCGTATGAAGAACAGCACATTTAGAATTTCGTCCATCTCCATCCGCTATGCGATACCCGGTCTGCTTGCCCTGGTGATCATCATCGCCATTGGTCTGACCGCCTGGCTCTCTTACCAAAGTGGACTTGGCTCGGCCGAAACCCTAGCGGAAAGACTGAACGAAGAGGTCAGTTCGCGCATCAATGACCGGATCAATAGTTTTCTCGATCTGCCTCACATTTTCCACGAGATCAATCAGGCGGTTTTGGAGTCGGGGGACGCCGATCTTGAGGACTTCGATTCGATGCGTGAATTGTTCTGGGGCGAAGTCTTTGTAACCTCCTCCGTTCCCTATCTTTATTACGGCACACCGGCAGGAGAGTTTCTCGGCATAGATGTTATTTTTGGAAATGAACCCGCTTTCAAGATCCGGGACGAAGAAACTGCGCCGAATCGTGTGACATACAGTATGACTGCCGAAGGGGTGCCCTTGCAGGAACTAGAATCGAGAGAATACGACCCGCGTGAGCGGCCGTGGTATAAGGCGGCTATCGAGGCGGGTGGACCAACATGGTCCCCGATCTATGTGTTTTCGGCGCGACCCGTCCTGGGGATTTCCCCTGTTAGCCCCGTGTATGACCGTTTTGGCAACCTCAAGGGTGTTCTCGGAATCGATTTGACCTTGAGTGAGATGAGTGATTTCCTTCGTACGCTTGAGATCAGTGAGAATGGAGAAGCGTTCATTATCCAGCGTGACGGGAAACTGGTCGCTGCATCAACAGAAGAACAACCATTCAAGATCGTGGATGATGTGCAGCAATTACTGGATATCCGTGAAAGTGAATCCGCTTTGCTGCGCATAACCGCCGAGCAGATGTTAAGCCTTTACGGCGGTGATTTTTCGAATGTAAAGGACACGCGTGATATTAAATTCGAAAAGGATGGGGAGACATACTATGCCCAGATCGACATAATCTCCGATTCGCGTGGGTTGGATTGGATCAGTGTTGTTGTCGTCCCCTCCAGCGATTTTTTGGGACCTGTTATTCGGAACCTGCAAAACACGGCGTTATTCGGTCTGATCGTGCTTGTTTTGTCCACCATGCTTGGCTTTCTTCTGGCGAGCTGGATCATCCGCCCGATATTTACAGTCACGGATGTTGCCGCCAAGATCGAAGACTCGGTCTGGGATTTGGAGCCTCTGCATGGAGTGGTTCGGCGCACAGATGAACTCGGGCAGTTGGCGCGTGTCTTCGAGAAGATGGCAAAAGAGATCCAGGCGCGCGAAATGGAATTAAAGAGGCAGGTAGTCGCCTTGAGGATTCAGATCGATCAAAAGAAGCGCGAGACTCAGGTCAGCGAGATCGTCGAAAGCGATTTCTTCCAGGGATTGCAGGAAAAAGCGAAAAATATGAGAGAGGCGTTGGGTCGAAAGAAAGAGTAATCAGAATCTCCAATTGCAAGACTCGATCGGCTCACCCGCATGATCCCCGGTGGGCCGATGTTTTTTAACCGGCATTCAACCCGAGATGTTTCTCGATCAGCTTGTGGCTTTCCAGGATTGGCGGTCGGAGTTTTACGATCTCTTGTTCAGAGTATTTAACTAATCCATGATTGGATTCAATGCCGCTTCCGTAGGTGATATAGGGGACAAGATCGGGAAGGTGCTTGCCGGATGCGCAAACCGTATAATGGTCGGGGAGCACGACAATCCGGCTCGGCTTATCGTACGTTTTGAGATGTTTCATCAGCGGGGCGATGATCTGCGCGTCGATCTGTTCGATGGATTCGACTTTTCCGCGAACGTTATGGACGTGGGCTTCTTCATCCGGGGCGTTGCAATGGATAAGACAGACATCGAGGTGGTCCAGGCTCTCGAGCGCCGCATCCAGTTTCCCGCGTAGGTTTGAGCCGCGATATCCGGTTGCGCCTTTGGGGATCACGGCTTTGCCTCCCAGCAAGGTCGCCATCCCGTAGAGAAAACTCAACGCAGTGATGGTAAGGGACCGGTATTTCATAGGCGGGAAGGATCGGATGCGTCCTGCGCCCCAGGGCCAGAGCATCAAATCGTTTTTTCTTGAATTCAGGATCATCTCGACGAAGGGCTGATATGCAGACCCTTGATATTTCGGCATGAGTTCATGGATGGAACCCCCCATATTCTCGTGAGGCTCGTACAATTCGAGAAGGCTTTCGTCAAGCGGACAGTTGCGATAGATCAGCACATTTCTATAACTCAAGTCGT
This portion of the Anaerolineales bacterium genome encodes:
- a CDS encoding NYN domain-containing protein yields the protein MPDDKIQTLSRNKIAMLIDGDNAQAGLLSQMLVEAGRHGQVTLRRIYGDWTTNSMNSWKETLNFHAFQPIQQFRYTVGKNATDSAMIIDAMDILHAGVVDGFCLVSSDSDYTRLATRIRETGIFVMGIGEKKTPKPFVNACDLFVYTENLVAAKRTTTHLKTQKGGAKKKDEPDPLPLLTQAFEMAVQQDGWAPLSSMGNALYQLDPAFDPRTYGHKQLSKMISKFKERFEIRIKEFDGSTLFHVKLKE
- a CDS encoding HAMP domain-containing protein encodes the protein MKNSTFRISSISIRYAIPGLLALVIIIAIGLTAWLSYQSGLGSAETLAERLNEEVSSRINDRINSFLDLPHIFHEINQAVLESGDADLEDFDSMRELFWGEVFVTSSVPYLYYGTPAGEFLGIDVIFGNEPAFKIRDEETAPNRVTYSMTAEGVPLQELESREYDPRERPWYKAAIEAGGPTWSPIYVFSARPVLGISPVSPVYDRFGNLKGVLGIDLTLSEMSDFLRTLEISENGEAFIIQRDGKLVAASTEEQPFKIVDDVQQLLDIRESESALLRITAEQMLSLYGGDFSNVKDTRDIKFEKDGETYYAQIDIISDSRGLDWISVVVVPSSDFLGPVIRNLQNTALFGLIVLVLSTMLGFLLASWIIRPIFTVTDVAAKIEDSVWDLEPLHGVVRRTDELGQLARVFEKMAKEIQAREMELKRQVVALRIQIDQKKRETQVSEIVESDFFQGLQEKAKNMREALGRKKE